CCTCGATCAAAGGGGTGAATGCTGAATTTCTGACGATCAATAACGATCGCCTGAAACAGGGACGCGGTTTCAGGGGACAGGAGGTTAAGGCCCGACGTCCCGTGGTGTTGATCGGAGAGACCGTGGTGAAGGACCTGTTTCCACAAGTGGAAAATCCCGTCGGCCGGTATCTGCGTATCGGCGGAAGAAAGTTCCGGGTGATCGGCGTCCTGCAATACAAAAGCCGCGATCTGCTGGCAAGTATCGGTTCGGAGGGCGGCGAGGATGCGAATAACCGGATTCTGTTGCCCTATACCGTGGTACAGCAGATCAACGGCAAGCGGGAGATCAGTTACCTGCAGGCGGAGGCGGTCTCGCTGGCCCAGGCAGAGAGGGCGGCGGCTCAAATCAAGCAGGTATTGCAGCGTCGTCATCGCGACACCTATCGGTATAACCAGGTGACACTCGCCTCCTATCTGAAGACCGTGGAGCGGATCCTTGGAGGGATAACCGCCATGGGCGTGGTGGCGGCTTCCACCGCCCTGTTGGTGGGCGGTATCGGCGTGGCGGGAATTATGAGCACCGCGGTGGTGGAGCGAATCCGCGAGATCGGCGTGAGGATGGCGATCGGCGCGACACGCAGACAAATCCTTTTCCAGTTCCTGGCGGAGGCAGTCCTGATCAGCGTCATCGGCGGTTTTACCGGCCTGGGGGTGGGTTTGATCCTGGGTGGCCTGCTCGATCTCGTCACCGGATTTCCGCTGATACCGACAACCGGCGGCATCCTGATCGGCTTTATGGTGTCGGTCCTGGTGGGTTTGGCGTCCGGTTACTATCCGGCGCGGCGGGCTGCAGGCTTTTTGCCGGTTGAGGCACTCAGGAGAGAGTAAGCATCATGCTGAATCGACATGACATGGCAGAGGGTAAACGCGTTGGGGGTGGGCGGGCCAAGAATCTGACAAAAGCGGACATTACCGACCTTATCGAGCAAGCAAGGCACGATCACAATATTCCTGCCTTTGCGGTGGTCGTGATGGACGCTGTGCGTATCATCGCATCGGATATCCAAGGTAAAAGGGTCGTCGGTTCAAATGCGGACGCTTCACTGAATGATTTTTTTCATATCGGTTCTTGCTCTAAATCGATTTTGGCGGTGATGGCGGGAAGGCTGATTGAGCAAGGCAAACTCAATTGGGGTACGAAGTTCTTTGCAATATTCCCGGAGCTGAAAAGGGTGGCAAGAAACGAGTATCGTGATATCACACTAGAGGATTTGCTGTTATGCCAGGCCGGCATATTGCCCTATACCAAGGGAGACGAATTCGCCAGTCTGGATGCCTCCGTATCTCAATCAAGGGAGACATTTATAGCTTATCTTTTACAGCAGAAACCTGCTGCGAAAAAGAGGGCAAAGGGACGCTTTAAACACCTCTACTCGAATGCGAGTTACACCATGGCCGCCGTGATGTTGGAAAGGGTTGCCGGTGTTTCCTGGGAGGATTTAATTCAGCGGACCCTTTCTGATGAGTTAGGGCTCCCGGTTGTATTTGGTTGGCCAAACGGTCTCAACTATAACCAGCCATGGGGACATGCGGAACTCAACGGCAGTCTGCAAGCCTTTTCACCTGGCCATGAGTATCGGCTTCACAGAATCATAGCGCCTGCCGGTGACCTGAGTTTAAAGCCTCTGGATTATGCGAAATATGTTCAGCTTCACCTGCAAGGGCTAAAGGGTGTGGACAACTATCTCGCCGCCGCGACTTATCAGACCATTCATTACCGTCAACAGGGATTTTCTCTGGGTGTGGCGAGCGGATCATCGTGGGGCGAGCGCTATTCAATGTTTGATGGCAGTGCGGGTACATTTTACTGCGCCAGCATGATTTTTCCCGATTCGAATATGGCATTTGTCATCATGGCCAATTCAGGTACGGAGCAGGCAGTGAAAGGTATCTCCTGGCTAACCAAAAAGATCATAAAAAAGTACTTTAACCTGTGGTGGATGTTTTGGATGTGACTTTATCGAAATTGTCCGAACACCCTGCTGTCTCGGCATTTGACAGCAAGGCGCAGCAGCTGCAAGCCATTGGAGAGCGAGATACGGTTTAGTGTAACGGGCGGGATCAACGGCAGGACTTCAGCATAAGGTGATGAGATGAAAATACGATTCTTGAAAGGCCTGGCAGTCGTGGTGATCGGTGGCTGCCTGTTGACGGCTTGTACAACACTGCGCCACAGCGAGCGTATTGAAATGGAGGGGGGTTCTGTCGGCTATGCCTCCGTTGGTGAAGGCGATGTGACCATCGTGCTGGAATCGGGATTGGGTGACGGTATGACAAGTTGGGACGGGATCATGGATGAGCTTACGCAAATCTCACGGGTTTTTGCCTACAGCCGGCCAGGTTATTTTCCCAGCAGTGCATCGAACAGATCGCGCAATCCTGAACAGATCGTGGATGAACTGCGCCTGTTGCTGAAACGGACGGGGCATTCACCTCCCTATCTATTGGTCGGGCACTCCCTGGGAGGACTCTATGTGCTTAATTTCGTCGAGCGTTATCCGGGTGAAGTGGCCGGTGTGGTATTGGTGGATGGTCGTCACCCGATGATGACCCAGGCCTGTCTAAAGCGGGCGCTCAACGGTTGTTCCCTGCCAAGTCTGATGCAATCCCTGCTTCCCGGGCATGCCGTGGATGAATACAAAGCCGCACAAACATCGAGATTGCCTGTCACCATGGGTGACAAACCACTGGCTGTAATCAGCAGAGCGCCGGGGCATGGAATGAATTCGGCTGGCTGGGATACGCTGTGGTCGGAGATGCAGGTCGATCTGGCCGAATTGAGCCGTCGCAGTATACACCTGGTAGCCAGGCGTGGCGGGCATTACGTCCACAAGGATGAACCAGACAGGGTGATTGAGGGGATCAACTGGGTTTTATCCAGGGTGCGGAGCGATACCCGGAACGGGATTGATATGAAGGGTCGTGTGGACAATCGAGGGTATGCTCGCCTCACCCCTGTGCGCAGTATCCGTTGAACTGATTACACCAGCTGTTCAATGGGTGAGGATTCGGTTACAGTCGGGCGGTCATGACTTACCAACCGCTATTTCTGTTCGGCGCAGGGTTTTTGGGGGGTATGCTGAATGCAATCGCAGGTGGCGGTAGTTTCATTACATTTCCCGCGTTGCTGTTAGTCGGTGTACCACCCGTCAGCGCCAATGCGACCAACACCTTCGCCTCCTGTGCCGGGTACCTGAGTGGGAGCTATGCCTTGCGCAGGGAGCTGGCCGCCTGCCGGACTCAATTGCCGCGTATCATCGGCATAAGTGCCATAGGTGGCGGTCTGGGTGCGCTGTTGCTGTTGCAAACACCGGAGTCGATTTTTCGGCAAGCGATACCCTGGTTGCTGCTCTTCGCCACCCTTTTGTTTATCTTTGGCGGGCGTATAAACCGGAACCTGAGAGACTTCGCCACAAGATATCGGCATGCTTCGCTTCTCGGCGGGCTGCTGCTGGTACTGCTATTGGCGGGGGTCTCCGTCTATGGAGGGTTTTTCAATGCAGGCCTCGGGATAATCATTCTCAGCTATCTGGCACTGGCGGGCTATAACGATATCAATACCATGAACGGCGTGAAACTGCTTATCTCCACGGTTGTATCGCTGGTCGCCATCCTGCTGTTTATCTATGATGGGATGATTGCCTGGTTTGCGGGCATAACGGTCATGCTCGGTACTTTGGCCGGGGGTTATATGGCTGCCCACCTGTCACGCCGGCTATCTCAACGCAGCGTGAGGTCGTTTATCATTTTTGCCGGCAGCGTCATAACACTCTATTTCTTCTACGAGACCTACTTTCAACCCGGCCCGACCGGGTGAGTGTCAACACCCCCTGTCTCTAGCTCGACAGTTCCTGTCCCACAGGCGTGACTGGGCCCGTCGGTATTGGGTCGGCGGGTCCGACAAATGTTTTTTTGATCTTGAGCATGATATCGCTTGAAAGCGCATCGAGTTTCGCTTCCACTTCATTGAGCTTGCCTTGCCGGTCGTCGGCAGGAACCAACAATTGACGCAGCAATGGGACCAGCTCAAGCGCATAATCGGTTTGATGATTGTTCTCCAACGCCTGCAGCAGCGCCTGGTCGGCATTGATGTAGTCTTTCAGTTTGCAGTAGACACAGGTGGTGCGCAGGTAGATGGCGCACTGTCGCTTTTCCTCATTGTTGAGCCCGTGGTCAAGCACTGCGTAATGCTCCTTTGCCTGGTAGTAGTCTGCCGCGTCGTATGAGGCATCCGCTTCAGCCAGCAGATAACGGTTGCAGACGCCGATCCAGTAATCGATACGGTCACCGTAAAGATTGAATTTATGATTCCTGATTTCGGCTTTTGTCAGCCACTCACGGGCTTCCACGAAATGTCCCAGCCGAATATAGTGGCGGCCGATTGTATAGGCGCTCTGGGCATATTTTTTATTGCCCTGCTCGAATCTCTCTATAACCGTGTTGATGATGCCCTCGGTGTCCTGCAGTTCGATATTCATCTCCAGTTCCGCAAAGACATCGAGATGCTTACGTGAAAGCTCGCTCATCTGATGCAGGGCTTCCCTGGCGGCCTTGTGAACCTCCTCGGGTTCCTCCTCATCGGCGATGATGTCAACCAGCACCAGCAAGGCCCCGTCATCCCTTGACTCCCCCAGTGCCCTGGCGGAAGCGCAGCGTTCGGCCACGTCGTCCGATCTCAACAGGAACTTCATGCAAAAGAGCATCATTTCACCGATATGATCTTGTTTGCGTCCCCAGAAAACAAGCCCGATGATGAGTGCAGCTCCCACGGCGAGGGAAATCAGCAAAGCAATGATCAAAGTGGTGGCCATGCCATTGTCATGATTGTTGCCCAAGGCGCCCTCTGCGGCTTGGATGTCGGTTGTGATCACCAAGGCAACGATCGCGGTTAAGGAGAAGATCCGGGCGGATCGTCCAAAAATACCTGTTTTTATGTGGCGGGTGGTGGCAGTTAGCATATTCGTATCCATGTTCGTGTGCGCAGTACCGCTCACAGACCGGGTCTAGATAAACACTGTTACATATGTAATGAAGCAAAGTCCAGAGCTGCCGCTCAGTCAAACAAATTTATTAAATAATGACATTTCGCCCCGTTCCTGGTGATGCTCATAGTACCGTTATAGTCTTAAATTAGTTCTGAGACAGATAGTTACCATAAATACTTGTGGGTAAACCGGTAGACAAATAGCCATAAGCATCCTTTGATACATATTCTATGGATATCCATAGTGTTTTCCATCCGCCATATTTTATATCTTCAACACTGACCGCAGAAAGGGGTCTATGGGTGGCCGTTTTTCGAGGCTTGGTTATGTACAATAGGCTAAGTAATGGTTACGCATGCACAATATTCATTCACAGTAATAACATATAGGCAGACATGAGCGGGACAAAATCTCGAACGCTGCATATTCAGCGCTATCTGATCAGCGGAATAATCACACTGATTCCCCTTTGGGTCACATGGCTTGTTTTCAAGTATATCTTCAATCAGCTTTCCAAGCTGGGATCACCATGGGCCAGGATGCTTTCGCGCAGCATCCAGAACGAGTACCCATCAATCGCCCAATGGCTTCTTGAACCATGGTTTCAAAATACCTTGGCCGTTTTCATCATGCTCCTGGGTCTCTATCTTGTTGGCTGGTTGGTGAGCCGGGTGATCGGCCGCAAGATCCTTTTCTTTTTCGAATCGACCGTACAGCGCCTGCCTGTAGTTCAGAATGTTTACGGATTGGTGAAAAAACTGATATCAGCATTGGAGCAGAAACCGGAAAATGTGCAGCAAGTCGTGTTGATCGAGTTTCCATCCTCCGATATGAAGACGGTTGGCTTCGTGACGCGAACCATGGTTGACGCCAACAGCGGCAAAGAGCTCGCGGCGGTGTATGTGCCTACGACACCGAATCCCACATCCGGTTATCTCGAAATAGTACCGCTTGAAAACCTGGTATCGACGGATTGGAGTATTGATGAGGCGATGAGTTTCATTATCTCAGGCGGTGCGGTGGCGCCTGATCGAGTGCCTTATACGAATCATAATTCAGACTGATTGTGCTTAACATGGCACAAGTCTCTGAAATCACTGCGTGGTCCGGATTGTGACTAACGCAGTCGTCTACCACAAGTAATCAAACTAGTGCGCTTGGCCAATACCATGCCGAAGCGGGAGGGCATCGCTTCGCCTGCCGATAAGGACATGCTGGATATGTATGTAAAGCAAAGAACTAACCAAGTGGCGGTGGGATAGTAAAACAACATTTCTCAGCGATCGGGGTGAATAATGAGCTAAATTGCTGTTCAATAACTGCCGGTCTCAAGGAGAAGGACTTCTGTTCTTCCTGCACCCAGGCTATATTAGCTTTTGTAGTGCATTAGGGAATCTAGTAAATAAGACACATACCGTGACAGCAATTGAGAGTCGCTGGATGGAAAAACTTGGTTTTTAGATGATGTGGCATTTCGGCTTGAAACACCAATACCCGACACAAAAAACCGGACTCGGTCCTGCCGGAAAGTTACTTGAACGAGCCCGGCAGCGAATCGCCTCCCTGGAATTATTGATTTCCGGTAGTACGCTCTTTTTGGATCGGATGCCACTGCTGCGGATATTTCGACGACAGGTGACTGCAGAGGTCTCCATGTTGTCTGAAGGGATAAATAGAACCGTGGGATTTCGTGTGGAGTTTAAAACTCCCTATCTGCATCTTCCTGTTGAGATCGACAAGACCCAGATCGGCAGCGAAGATAATCAGCTCGGATTCAGGCCTGCGGCATTCAGATTTTTTGATTGGCAGTCATGGGTACACATGACCGGAGAGATCAGCTGGCTGAGAGAACGCCAGGTTGAAGTCAGTGGGAAGACACACGATTTTGTCTCGGGATTCGAGTATCGGGTTGCGGCAGTGCCCACTGCTTCAGAAAACTTGGGGATCCGACTGCAGAAGGAATCGATGGAACAGCCAGGGTCCTGGTAAACCGCGATATCAGACAAATGAAATTCGAGCCGGTTTATTGGATGCTGGAACGAGGGAGTGACGGCTATCATATCGTGGCAATAAACAATAATGACTTGATGATATTGATCGTATCCCTCTCTGAAATTGGCAGCGGAAACGAGCAAATATACGAGAAGATGATTGCACGCCTGACTGATTGGGTAAGGTTCAGATTTAAAGGAAAAAGTCAGGAACACACCATGTTGGCTTTTCTGGTATACGTCAGGGATTGGGGGCCACTTGGTATGGAACCGTTATACCGTGGCTTAAAAGACGTGTTAACGCGATTAGATATTACAGGCGCTGAGCGAATTCTTTTCGATTTTTATGCGGATAATTGGGGTCTGCGGGATAATCGGCACGGCCGGCTGCTCGTCGTAAAAACACTTGAAGTCTTGGAAACCCAAGAAGCCCACCGTGCCCTCGAAGCCATCAGCGCTCATACACAGAGCCAGAACATCCCGCCCGAGGAATCGCAACTGATTCGAAATGCTATACGCACATACAAAGAAAAAGCATAAGCACGAGCCGCAGAATAAGACACTAACGACAGGCCCTAGGAGCGGATATTCAGGTAATCAGGTTTCACTGGCTAGAGGGTTGATCCTGACTCAGTGCCACCGGTTGCTTTTGGGGAACGACGAAAAAACAATGCCGCCATGATTAATGCAGGCAAGAACGTCAAGGTAACGATCGCGGTTCCAACCAGCCCGCACAGCACGATAACACCAACACCACGATAGAGTTCAGTACCCTCGCCCGGGATCAGGACAAGTGGCGCCAGTCCGCACACGGTCGTCAATGTCGTCATGGCGATGGGCCTTAGGCGTATGGCGACCGCATCGCGCACAGCCTGTTGTGCCGCCATGTGGTGTTCCCGGACATTGACCATGGCCTGATGCACAATCAGAATGGGATTGTTGACCACGGTACCCATAAGGATGAGAAAACCAAGCATAGTGATCATATCGAATGGCTGGCTCATGGCCGGGTAACCAACGGCTGGCAGCCAGGCGCCGATCTGGTTCATCAACCAGAGCCCAACAAGTCCGGAAGCGATTCCCAGCGGTATAGTGGTCATGATCAACAAGGGATAACCCCAGTGGGAAAAGATAGCGACCAGGACCAGATAGATAATGACAAGGGCCACCAGGTAGTTGGCAGTCAGTGATTCGCGGGTGGCCTGCAATTGATCGCTGGCGCCGGAGATGATGATTTTTACATTGCTGGGTACGACGCCGCTATCCAGCAGATATGTCACCACGTCGCGTTTGACGATCTCCAGCCCTGTCTCCAAGGCGATGTTGTCTGGCGGTATGATGCTTAGGGTTACGGTGCGTTTACCATTGACGCGGCGGATGTTGCTGGTATCGACTGACTCCACGATTCTTGCCAGCGATGCCAGAGGCACCACGGCATTGGTGGGAGTATAGACCGGCAGGCTATCCAAACTTTCCAACGAGGCGTTGCTGCCCGCACTGCTGTAGAGATAGATATCGATCTTGTCATCTTCAAGGAAGAACTCATCGACAAAGGCGCCGTCGGTCAAGGCGGCGATGGTGAAGCCCATGTCGGCATTGGATATACCGGACTGCGCCAGTCGCTCCCAATTGGGCTTGATCTCGATCAAGGGTTGAGAGAGGGTCAGCGAAGCGGGTTGCGAACGGACCCTCGGTTTTTCGAAAACCTGCTTGGCGCGGGATTCGGCTCGTGCCGCAACCGCATAGATGGTCTGCAGGGAGGGACCTGAGATGTCGAGGTTGATGCTGCGAGTACCGCCGCTATTGCTGGTTATGATGGAGCCGCGTGATACAAACGAACGCATACCGACATACTTTTCATACTGCCTGTCAACGGCATCCATCAGCGGCTTGATATGTTTAGGATCCTTTGGCTGAGCGATAATGCGCAGGCGAGTGGCCTGAATGCTCAGATTGAAATAGGCCATGGCCGGTACTTCGGTCTCGCCACGGTCAAATCGGCTCGGGCCATGCTCTAGAAAGGGCATGAAATACTCCTGCACTTCATGGCCGATGCGCGTCATGGTTTCGAGATTGTAGCCGGTGGGCGGACTCATGCTGGCAAACAGCTTCGGCTCCTCGCCTTCCGGCAGGTATTCAGCCGGAGGTGTGAGGTAGACGATGATCGCGCCACAGATACCGATCACCACCACGATGACGCCCAACTGATGTATGCGTGTCCCGACTATCCATTCGACACGCCTGATCAGGAATTCTCTCCACCCCACCTTGCCTGTAGACCGATGCCCCCCCTGGCTGCCGCTAAAGACGTGTGCGGCTGCCGAAGGTATCACGGCAATCGCCACCAGCATGGAGGCGATGATGGAAGCAGAGATGGCGATGGCCACATCGGAATACAACTGCCCCGCCTCTTCGGCGATAAACACGATGGGCACGAACACCAGCACCGTGGTCAGGGTCGAGGCGAGCACCGCTGGCCAGACCTTGCGCACTCCGTCAACGGCGGCCTGCCATCGGTCCAGCCCCTTGCGCCATGACAGTTCAATGCTTTCCAGCACCACGATACTGTTGTCCAGAGTCATGCCGATGGCGAATGCCACACCGGCCAATGAGATGACATTGATGGTGCGACCCGCCAAGATGAGGCCCATAAAAGCGGCGATGGTACAGATCGGTATGCCCATCACCCCGATCAGTGTTGCCTTGCCGGTGCGCAGAAACAGGAACATCACCATACTGGCCAATATTGCTCCGATAAGCAGATTAGTCCAGACGTTATAGATCGAGGCCTCTACATAACCCACGTCATCCGCCACTAGAAACATCTGCATACCTGCGGGTTTGAGCACCTCTTCGTTGATGGCCTCGACCTCCGGCATCATGGCCCGCTTGATGTCGATGACATTGGAACCCGCTTGACGTCGAACCGACATGCCGATCACCGGATCGCCGTCCGTATAAGAGAAACGGGTGATCTCGAAATGGCCGAGCCGGATCTCCGCTATCTCACCAAGACGAGTCAGGGCATCGCCCTGATGGTCAACAATCACCTCTTTGAGATCTTCGACATCGCGAACACGCCCGATGGTACGCAGCAGATAACGCCGCT
This sequence is a window from Candidatus Thiodiazotropha sp. LNASS1. Protein-coding genes within it:
- a CDS encoding serine hydrolase domain-containing protein; translation: MLNRHDMAEGKRVGGGRAKNLTKADITDLIEQARHDHNIPAFAVVVMDAVRIIASDIQGKRVVGSNADASLNDFFHIGSCSKSILAVMAGRLIEQGKLNWGTKFFAIFPELKRVARNEYRDITLEDLLLCQAGILPYTKGDEFASLDASVSQSRETFIAYLLQQKPAAKKRAKGRFKHLYSNASYTMAAVMLERVAGVSWEDLIQRTLSDELGLPVVFGWPNGLNYNQPWGHAELNGSLQAFSPGHEYRLHRIIAPAGDLSLKPLDYAKYVQLHLQGLKGVDNYLAAATYQTIHYRQQGFSLGVASGSSWGERYSMFDGSAGTFYCASMIFPDSNMAFVIMANSGTEQAVKGISWLTKKIIKKYFNLWWMFWM
- a CDS encoding alpha/beta fold hydrolase; the protein is MKIRFLKGLAVVVIGGCLLTACTTLRHSERIEMEGGSVGYASVGEGDVTIVLESGLGDGMTSWDGIMDELTQISRVFAYSRPGYFPSSASNRSRNPEQIVDELRLLLKRTGHSPPYLLVGHSLGGLYVLNFVERYPGEVAGVVLVDGRHPMMTQACLKRALNGCSLPSLMQSLLPGHAVDEYKAAQTSRLPVTMGDKPLAVISRAPGHGMNSAGWDTLWSEMQVDLAELSRRSIHLVARRGGHYVHKDEPDRVIEGINWVLSRVRSDTRNGIDMKGRVDNRGYARLTPVRSIR
- a CDS encoding ABC transporter permease produces the protein MKGLRVSIELIKEALRALRENRLRSLLSVVGIAIGIAAVMTVSAVSSGGKAFVMKELETFGLRSVWVFRDYNDKDPNRRIRTGSGLLEKDLAVLHGDCCPAVRTISPVLLVEKQSIIQWGNRYSNASIKGVNAEFLTINNDRLKQGRGFRGQEVKARRPVVLIGETVVKDLFPQVENPVGRYLRIGGRKFRVIGVLQYKSRDLLASIGSEGGEDANNRILLPYTVVQQINGKREISYLQAEAVSLAQAERAAAQIKQVLQRRHRDTYRYNQVTLASYLKTVERILGGITAMGVVAASTALLVGGIGVAGIMSTAVVERIREIGVRMAIGATRRQILFQFLAEAVLISVIGGFTGLGVGLILGGLLDLVTGFPLIPTTGGILIGFMVSVLVGLASGYYPARRAAGFLPVEALRRE
- a CDS encoding tetratricopeptide repeat protein; the encoded protein is MLTATTRHIKTGIFGRSARIFSLTAIVALVITTDIQAAEGALGNNHDNGMATTLIIALLISLAVGAALIIGLVFWGRKQDHIGEMMLFCMKFLLRSDDVAERCASARALGESRDDGALLVLVDIIADEEEPEEVHKAAREALHQMSELSRKHLDVFAELEMNIELQDTEGIINTVIERFEQGNKKYAQSAYTIGRHYIRLGHFVEAREWLTKAEIRNHKFNLYGDRIDYWIGVCNRYLLAEADASYDAADYYQAKEHYAVLDHGLNNEEKRQCAIYLRTTCVYCKLKDYINADQALLQALENNHQTDYALELVPLLRQLLVPADDRQGKLNEVEAKLDALSSDIMLKIKKTFVGPADPIPTGPVTPVGQELSS
- a CDS encoding sulfite exporter TauE/SafE family protein yields the protein MTYQPLFLFGAGFLGGMLNAIAGGGSFITFPALLLVGVPPVSANATNTFASCAGYLSGSYALRRELAACRTQLPRIIGISAIGGGLGALLLLQTPESIFRQAIPWLLLFATLLFIFGGRINRNLRDFATRYRHASLLGGLLLVLLLAGVSVYGGFFNAGLGIIILSYLALAGYNDINTMNGVKLLISTVVSLVAILLFIYDGMIAWFAGITVMLGTLAGGYMAAHLSRRLSQRSVRSFIIFAGSVITLYFFYETYFQPGPTG
- a CDS encoding efflux RND transporter permease subunit, encoding MFEAMVKHGILVAVGTLIVIVLGIVAALKIPVQMIPDLEVRTFSIRTNWPGATPQDVEKEILIEQEEHLRSVRGLQRIVSSASFGRAQVELEFPFGINLNDTLIEVINALSRVPSYPNNVDEPRIYATSFSANSFMYFRVTPLAGNPRNLDMIPMQDFIRDHVASRMETVPGVSEISVYGGAERQIQILVDPARLAERNLTVAQVRGAIQQRNRDVSGGEIESGKRRYLLRTIGRVRDVEDLKEVIVDHQGDALTRLGEIAEIRLGHFEITRFSYTDGDPVIGMSVRRQAGSNVIDIKRAMMPEVEAINEEVLKPAGMQMFLVADDVGYVEASIYNVWTNLLIGAILASMVMFLFLRTGKATLIGVMGIPICTIAAFMGLILAGRTINVISLAGVAFAIGMTLDNSIVVLESIELSWRKGLDRWQAAVDGVRKVWPAVLASTLTTVLVFVPIVFIAEEAGQLYSDVAIAISASIIASMLVAIAVIPSAAAHVFSGSQGGHRSTGKVGWREFLIRRVEWIVGTRIHQLGVIVVVIGICGAIIVYLTPPAEYLPEGEEPKLFASMSPPTGYNLETMTRIGHEVQEYFMPFLEHGPSRFDRGETEVPAMAYFNLSIQATRLRIIAQPKDPKHIKPLMDAVDRQYEKYVGMRSFVSRGSIITSNSGGTRSINLDISGPSLQTIYAVAARAESRAKQVFEKPRVRSQPASLTLSQPLIEIKPNWERLAQSGISNADMGFTIAALTDGAFVDEFFLEDDKIDIYLYSSAGSNASLESLDSLPVYTPTNAVVPLASLARIVESVDTSNIRRVNGKRTVTLSIIPPDNIALETGLEIVKRDVVTYLLDSGVVPSNVKIIISGASDQLQATRESLTANYLVALVIIYLVLVAIFSHWGYPLLIMTTIPLGIASGLVGLWLMNQIGAWLPAVGYPAMSQPFDMITMLGFLILMGTVVNNPILIVHQAMVNVREHHMAAQQAVRDAVAIRLRPIAMTTLTTVCGLAPLVLIPGEGTELYRGVGVIVLCGLVGTAIVTLTFLPALIMAALFFRRSPKATGGTESGSTL
- a CDS encoding DUF502 domain-containing protein is translated as MSGTKSRTLHIQRYLISGIITLIPLWVTWLVFKYIFNQLSKLGSPWARMLSRSIQNEYPSIAQWLLEPWFQNTLAVFIMLLGLYLVGWLVSRVIGRKILFFFESTVQRLPVVQNVYGLVKKLISALEQKPENVQQVVLIEFPSSDMKTVGFVTRTMVDANSGKELAAVYVPTTPNPTSGYLEIVPLENLVSTDWSIDEAMSFIISGGAVAPDRVPYTNHNSD